AGCCATGTCCAGATTTGCCCTGGAAGCTGCGCGAACCATTGAACGATCCCCATAATAATCTGCGGGAGTGTTACGGTAATCCAGTTCCAAATGGAAACGCCCATATTAATGAAAAATCCGATAATTTGTCCGATAGCAAACCCTATATTATAAGGAAGCTGTGCGAACCATGCGCCGATGAAAGCAATCCACGCGGGAATTGTGGTAGTAAAAAATTGAATGATTCCATTCCAGCAATCGGAGAAGAATTGTCCAACCTGAGTCCATAGTCCATTCCACCAGGCAGGAATCCCACTGAAAAACGCTACAAGGGTATTCCATGCAGCGGGGATCGTGTTGGTGAAAAACCCGCAGATTGCATTCCAAACGTTGGTAACAGATTCTCGGAATCCTTCGTTGGTGTTCCAGAGATAAATAATTCCGGCTACAATTGCGATGATGATTGCAGGAATTGGGTTTTGTGCAATAGTAGTGAATACGTTTGAAATCCCGGATCCAATTCCACTAAAGACAGTAGAAATCTTTGGACCAAGAGACTTTAACTGATCTCCCATCAGCATCCCGGCTATTTGAACTGTTTCAAATTTGTCCTTGATTCCGGAGCCGAAGGTCTTTGCTACACCTCCTAAAGTTTTAAAATCTGTTCCTGCTGTTTTTAACGGAGCAGATAATTTATGCAGCAGTCCACCCGCATCTGAAAACTTTTTAATTGCCTTTGTTGCGGTGTCAAAATTATTTACGATTCCAGAAAAGCCTTTAAAAGCGCCGATAGCTGCGACAACAGCGCCGACGAGAGGAGTTCCTACAGGGTGCTGTTTATTTAGAGCATCAAAGAAAGAACTTGCCAGACTGGCAGCTGCCTTTGCTAGTTCAGGGGCAGCCTGTATCAAACCATTAACTAATGATGTAATGAGCTGTGTTGCTCCAGATACGACTTGATCAGCATGATCCGATAAAGACTGTGCAAGGGATAAAATCAACTTTAATGCTAAGTTTCCGATATCGGGGAGTAGGTTAAGAATCCCTGTTGCGAGAGCCGAAATAATGGCAAAAGCAGAATTAGCAATCTGCGGTGCGTTGTCTGAAAGTCCCTGAACCAGTGTCTGAATTAACGACACCGCTAAATCTATCATTTGTGGCGCTTGTGCTGCTATCGCTGTGACTGCCTGCGAAAGTACATTTCCGAATGCAGAAACAACACCCTGAACGCCTCCGGCAGAGAATGCTTTTTGAAGCTGTTCCATCCAACCGTTCACCATCGGGAGGGCGGTGTCTTTCAATGAGTCCTGAAGACCCTTTGTAAGTTCTCCAAGAAATGAATGGACACTATCTTTCAAGTTGGAGAGCTGACCGTTAAAGGTCTTGCTTTGCGCCTCCATCGCACCATAGAATTCTCCACCTTCACTGGTAGCTGACTGGAAAGCTTCTGCAACCTCCTGCGCAGAAATCTTTCCATCCTCCATACGCTTTTTAAGATCGGTCATGCTTTCGCCGGTCTTTTTGGAAATCTCACGCAATGGGTTAAATCCGACGTTAACGCACTGCAGCAGATCTTGACCGGAAAGTTTTCCGGCACTGGAAATTTGAGCGAAAGCCAAGGTTAGTCCGTCAAATTTTGTTTTATCACCCTGAGAAATATCACCCAGCATTTTTAAATTTGGCATTACATCATCTGCAGAAGTTCCAAATGCGAGTAACGTTTGCGCGCCTTTTGCGAGATCAGGAAATTCGAATGGCGTATCAGCCGCGAACTTTTTAAGGTCTGCAACCATAGCACTGGATTTTTCCGCACTGCCCAGCATCGTCGTAAAGCTGGTGTTATACTGTTCCATTTGGGCGTTGTACTTAACGCCGGCTATAGCAGCTCCGGTTAGCGCTGTGGCTGCACCGCCAAGAATTCCGGTAACAGCTCCTAAGGATGATTTTGCAATCCCCCCGAGTTTAGAGAGTCCTTTCGAAAATCCGGAACTGTCAATTTTTGAGTCAATATTTACTGAGCCATCATAGGCCATGATGTTTCACCTCCTCACGTTTGTTTTTCCATTTCTCAGCTTCTGCAAATCTTGCTTTTACACGATCCTTAGCCATTTTTTCAGCTGCTGTAAGGGATAATTTTTCGATGCCTAAAGGTGTTAATTGGTATTTGCTTTGCTGCTCTTCATAAAATTTCTTTTCTTCGCCTTTGAGCTTTGAGCAGTCCATTGTTCGATATCCCATGATCTTTGAAATCCTGCAGTCTTCCGGTAATGCCTGAAAGAGCGCACAGAATTTCCACCAATGTAGATTTGCACTGTTTAAATCAATCGCATAGACCTGCATAAATGCGGCGTAGATCATAGGGGCATCAACTTCAAAATCATATGCCCGCTTTAACGACGTTCCCCCGGAGAATTCGGAATTGCTTTCCTTTGGTGGATGACCGCAGGAGTAATACCAAAGAAGCCCGTCAACGGCCTTTTTGAGGTCAGAGACGGGCTTCTTGTATAGGTAATTTAACGCAAGTGCGATTTTATTTTCATTCGGGATACTAGAATCAGCAAGCATAAGTTCAAACAGCACCATGGCGGAGAAGTTTGTCCGAATTGGGACTCCATCGATTTCATTAGGCAATTCATCAATTAAGAGATTCATTTTTTAGACGGATGACGGCGTTCAAGCCGGTTCGGACTATATTTCTGATATTTAGACATCAATCCGGACTCTTGCTTCTGTTTTTCTTCAACAAGACCAACAATTGCGTCCATTGCAATTTTGAGGTTCTTTTTTCCGAGGAGCACTTGATCGCCTGTTCCAACTCCAAAAATATTATCAAAACAGATTGAGACAATCGAGCAGATTTTTCGAATTGCTTCTGAGTCTTTGATTCCTTCTCCGTTAACATTATCCATAATTGATTTTGCATTCAGAATCTCGGTTTCAGCTTTTTCAGCATCATCTGCATCCATAAAATCCAAATCCAGCTTTACTCCGTTAATTTCAAACTCTGCCATAGTTGATTCCTCCAAATAAAATTATTTTTAAGATCCTGTAGGGGCCGTGTAAGTGTATTCGACCGGGGCTTCTGTAGAAGTCATTTCCACCTTAAACGTTGCATTTTCTCCGGCATCTCCCGTCTGCGTATCGGATGGGATGATAGTTACTTTTCCTTTTTCACCTTTACCGGTTAACATGTTGAAATACACGTACGACCGTACGACTGCGGCGCCGCGTCCAAACTGGATTGCGTGAGACAGGCAAAAGTCCTGAAAAGCATCTCCTGAATAGCGTGCACCCTCAACAGAGAATTTGCGCTGCGCACCGGTTTTGGTTGTCATTTTGCCGGTTCTGATGTAGGTATTGTCCTTTGTTTCGGAATCTACAGATCCTTCTGCCTTGTTGACTCCGATCTGTACAACCGAAAAATCGCCCACTGCACTTTCTGTGGCACCGGATGCAGCAGTGTCGATTGCCAGTACAAAATCATCGTTTCCGACGAAACCTTCATAATCGGACTTTGGAGTAACGTCCTTCATTAATTCGGAAAGTTTCAAAATAATTCCTCCTTTTTAATTTTCGTAATAAATAAGCCGACACTGAATCTGGTAGCGTGCCATTTCGGCATCTGAATTAAACAGATAACCGCTTGACTGTGCTTCGATTCGTATCGGCTTTTGATTTTCCATGCTAGGAAAATTCTTTATTTTGGTCTGCGTGTCCAGCCATTTGGCAAATTGCTCGTAAAATCCGCTGTTGGAAAGATTCTGAAGGGCATCTGGTCCATACGCTTCCCGGCTGCCAAAGGCAAATAAATACTGTTTAAGTGCCGGACCTCTAATATACTTTCTGATTACTGGATCACCCGTGATGGTGTCAATTGTATATTCACGGTTTTTTTCCGGCAGGTAATCGATGTTGATTTTGTTGTCTCCGAGAAGAGGACACGCTTTAAAATATTGGTATAGGCTTTCGATAATTGTCATTATCCACCTCCTGCAATCTTTTTGACGCCTCTTATCCAAGCGGATTTGTTCTGTATCTTTGATCGTTCAAACCACTTTGCACCGCATTGCGCGTCATAAACGCGGGATGTGGCAGTGTTGTAATACTGCTTTCTTGCGTATGGTGCGTTCCAAATCACATCTCCGGACCCGATAACAGTTCCAAGTTGTCCGGATTTCCTTAAAGCGCCGGATCGTATAGGAACGAATGGGGTAGTGGTGCGTAAAATCTCGCTGTCGAGAAATTTCTGTGCACGGCTGAAATCATTCGTCTTTTTGGATCCAAAGTCAGCAGACCATGTCAGCTTTGCAGTAACTTTTCCCGACTTGGTGGTGACAGTAACAATCTCACCGCGTGGAGTTGATACGACCAGATTAGGATTGCTCATTTTCCGTCAATCCTCCAGTGCTGCGCAGAAAGGGGACCGCGACGATTATCCTTCCACCCTGTTACGACAAAAACATTGCTGTATTTTTGTGTGATGTCGGATGCCTTTTTGATTTCATCATCGACCAGCCCCTTCACAACGATGTCACCGTTTTGAATCGTCCAGAATCCCGGTAGGGAGGACTTTTGTTTTGCTGAGTAATTTTCCGGAAGAATGAATTCAGCGTCACAGGGACTGGAAGAGACCGGAATACGAACGGTATAAGTGTTTGCAGAAAACAATCCTTTGTCCCCAACGGTTACGGCCTGGCCAGAACGCCAAGAGACCCCGGAAATCTGTGTGCGAATCCATTCGTCGAGTCGGGTTTCACGATTATACCATTTGTTGTAGATCGTGATATCTTCATTTGCCATCTGCATATCAGTCCGCCCCCGCATAGCGCAGAGGGTGGGAAAGAGGAAGGTACAGATTTACTGCATCCTCTTTCTGCACTGCATACTGGCTTTTAACAACTTGCATGGATTCATAGGCTTCGCTGTAGCCGTCGTTGCTGTATGATTTGATATCCTCATGCGATGTGACCTTTTTAGCTGCTGCATGTTCATTCAGTACGACATCGGCGACAGCGCACACTGCCAGTTTCACTTCATCGGGAATATCTTCCGTATGGTTCCACTTTAACCGCCAGTAAGTTAGTAGGTTAACGTACCCTTCGGCCTCTCTCTCAATAACTGGCCAATCGGCTTCCGATACGAGGGAACCGTGGTAGGTCCCCTGATAGTAAGCAAAATCTGCATACATGTATTTTCCTCCTTAAAATTAGGCGTTTGCAGGCAGTGTAATATCTTTTGTAACAGCCATACCCGCGACTGTGATGGTATCACTTACAGTGCGGTATCCGGACTTCTTGACCGTTACAGGATAAGTGCCGGCGCGGAGATTGTAAATTGCTGTGCCGTTGCTATCTGTCTTTGCGCGCGCACCGTCTACATCCACAGTGGCACCGGAAACAGCGGCAGGCGTTCCTGCGTTGTCCTTAACCGTTAAAGTTACTTTTTGATCCGTAAAAGCAGTAGACGGCTCCATGTAAGCGAACGGTACGGCGAGACGATCGCTGTCCAAGCGGGTTGCATAATTTGGCAGAGCCCAGCCGAGACGCATCACCACACGCAGGGCGATCATGTCCTGCTGCGCAAGGTTATAGACAATTTCTTTTGTGACAGGATCCTGGATAACGCCCTGGTCAAGAATTTTAACAGTGATGTCCTGCCGCATTGCGTAAACGGCCTGAGACCAGTCGCCGGCGACCATGAGCGCAACGGAATTATCAAAACTCCCGTTTACAGGGAAAGAAATTGGTGTGCCGTCCAGCGTATAAGGAGTTGCCGCTTTCATGTCGCTCATAAACAGCGGATGTCCATTTGTGTCTTTGATTCCGCGCAGAGCAGAACGAGTCTTGACGGAAGCAATAATTCCATTGACCATATGTCCGGTATCTTCAACTTTGGAAATCAGACCGCCGGTTCCGAGTAGAGTGTCGTATGTAATACCACCGGAAACGTTATTCCCAGCATTGCGTGCGCGGGTGATAATATCGGTCTGCCATTCGTCCGGACGGTTAATGCCGAAAGCGATTGCCTGATCAATCCGCAGTCCCATAGCTTCATTGACACGTGGGGTGACTTCTCCCATGATGTCGTAACTGGAATCGTCGAGGACTGCCTCCGGGATAGGAACAATGACGGCCAGTTCTGCGGCAGTCATGTAAACATTGTCCCATGCCTGCATGCTCGTCTGTTTAAAACCGTTGTCTCCATTAACCCAATATGCCATAGGCAGCATATCGAGAACTGGAATTTTAGTCTGCTTGCTGGTCATGTTCGGCATTTTGCGCATAAGCGGTAGCACCGAGGACTGTTTTGGAACGTCCTGAAAAATAGTTTGTGTAAGCTGCTCCTGAATTAATGCAGAAGCCTGTTCTCTTGTAATCATATGTTATTCCTTTCCGCCGCCCAGAGCTTCTCGCAGGGCGGCATTTGCTTTTTCATGATCTGTGAGTGTCCCGGTATTGGGACCGGGAGTGCGTGCTGAAAATTGCGGTGGCTTTTCATCAGACTCAAAAAGAAAGCCATAATCATTTTTGACATTATCAAGTTGCTCTTTAAGTCCGAGAATCGTATCGCCGTCGAGTTTCAGCGCATCTGTTTTAAGGTGTGCTTTTACTCCGGTTACGTCCTTGGCTTTTGCCGATTTTAGCGCATCGTTCAAAGCATAGTCGAACTTTAGAGCATCAACCTGTTTTTGAGCGTTTTCTGCGGCCGTGTCGGACTTTGTTTTCCACTCCGGATCATAACCGGTCAATTTTCCGTTGGCAGTATCCAGCTGCGTTT
This genomic window from Caproicibacterium sp. BJN0003 contains:
- a CDS encoding tape measure protein — its product is MAYDGSVNIDSKIDSSGFSKGLSKLGGIAKSSLGAVTGILGGAATALTGAAIAGVKYNAQMEQYNTSFTTMLGSAEKSSAMVADLKKFAADTPFEFPDLAKGAQTLLAFGTSADDVMPNLKMLGDISQGDKTKFDGLTLAFAQISSAGKLSGQDLLQCVNVGFNPLREISKKTGESMTDLKKRMEDGKISAQEVAEAFQSATSEGGEFYGAMEAQSKTFNGQLSNLKDSVHSFLGELTKGLQDSLKDTALPMVNGWMEQLQKAFSAGGVQGVVSAFGNVLSQAVTAIAAQAPQMIDLAVSLIQTLVQGLSDNAPQIANSAFAIISALATGILNLLPDIGNLALKLILSLAQSLSDHADQVVSGATQLITSLVNGLIQAAPELAKAAASLASSFFDALNKQHPVGTPLVGAVVAAIGAFKGFSGIVNNFDTATKAIKKFSDAGGLLHKLSAPLKTAGTDFKTLGGVAKTFGSGIKDKFETVQIAGMLMGDQLKSLGPKISTVFSGIGSGISNVFTTIAQNPIPAIIIAIVAGIIYLWNTNEGFRESVTNVWNAICGFFTNTIPAAWNTLVAFFSGIPAWWNGLWTQVGQFFSDCWNGIIQFFTTTIPAWIAFIGAWFAQLPYNIGFAIGQIIGFFINMGVSIWNWITVTLPQIIMGIVQWFAQLPGQIWTWLCNAVAYVQQWGSNTYNAAVNAASSAISAVIDWFCQLPGNIWNFLCNAISCIGEWGSQTLSEATSWASQTISSIGDWFSQLPGNIWNWLCQVISDIGSWGSSLISQGADAAQGLFDAVVNTVQQIPGKMLSIGEDIVHGIWNGISGAVGWLGDKISGFGNGIVDGIKSVLHIGSPSRVMQDEVGAWLPPGIANGFQKAMPKAAESMQKQLTGMTSRLQAAVSISHNVMRSQVASNAGTPYQVIEGRSHEPYNVGGDTFNFYEPVETPQAHARAVKRAKRELAYD
- a CDS encoding bacteriophage Gp15 family protein, giving the protein MNLLIDELPNEIDGVPIRTNFSAMVLFELMLADSSIPNENKIALALNYLYKKPVSDLKKAVDGLLWYYSCGHPPKESNSEFSGGTSLKRAYDFEVDAPMIYAAFMQVYAIDLNSANLHWWKFCALFQALPEDCRISKIMGYRTMDCSKLKGEEKKFYEEQQSKYQLTPLGIEKLSLTAAEKMAKDRVKARFAEAEKWKNKREEVKHHGL
- a CDS encoding DUF6673 family protein translates to MAEFEINGVKLDLDFMDADDAEKAETEILNAKSIMDNVNGEGIKDSEAIRKICSIVSICFDNIFGVGTGDQVLLGKKNLKIAMDAIVGLVEEKQKQESGLMSKYQKYSPNRLERRHPSKK
- a CDS encoding phage tail tube protein; translation: MKLSELMKDVTPKSDYEGFVGNDDFVLAIDTAASGATESAVGDFSVVQIGVNKAEGSVDSETKDNTYIRTGKMTTKTGAQRKFSVEGARYSGDAFQDFCLSHAIQFGRGAAVVRSYVYFNMLTGKGEKGKVTIIPSDTQTGDAGENATFKVEMTSTEAPVEYTYTAPTGS
- a CDS encoding minor capsid protein, producing MSNPNLVVSTPRGEIVTVTTKSGKVTAKLTWSADFGSKKTNDFSRAQKFLDSEILRTTTPFVPIRSGALRKSGQLGTVIGSGDVIWNAPYARKQYYNTATSRVYDAQCGAKWFERSKIQNKSAWIRGVKKIAGGG
- a CDS encoding DUF6751 family protein; translation: MQMANEDITIYNKWYNRETRLDEWIRTQISGVSWRSGQAVTVGDKGLFSANTYTVRIPVSSSPCDAEFILPENYSAKQKSSLPGFWTIQNGDIVVKGLVDDEIKKASDITQKYSNVFVVTGWKDNRRGPLSAQHWRIDGK
- a CDS encoding phage major capsid protein, producing the protein MITREQASALIQEQLTQTIFQDVPKQSSVLPLMRKMPNMTSKQTKIPVLDMLPMAYWVNGDNGFKQTSMQAWDNVYMTAAELAVIVPIPEAVLDDSSYDIMGEVTPRVNEAMGLRIDQAIAFGINRPDEWQTDIITRARNAGNNVSGGITYDTLLGTGGLISKVEDTGHMVNGIIASVKTRSALRGIKDTNGHPLFMSDMKAATPYTLDGTPISFPVNGSFDNSVALMVAGDWSQAVYAMRQDITVKILDQGVIQDPVTKEIVYNLAQQDMIALRVVMRLGWALPNYATRLDSDRLAVPFAYMEPSTAFTDQKVTLTVKDNAGTPAAVSGATVDVDGARAKTDSNGTAIYNLRAGTYPVTVKKSGYRTVSDTITVAGMAVTKDITLPANA
- a CDS encoding phage scaffolding protein, with the protein product MKTEELTSIGLTDEQASQVMVLHGKDITKLQNSVGTLTTERDNYKTQLDTANGKLTGYDPEWKTKSDTAAENAQKQVDALKFDYALNDALKSAKAKDVTGVKAHLKTDALKLDGDTILGLKEQLDNVKNDYGFLFESDEKPPQFSARTPGPNTGTLTDHEKANAALREALGGGKE